The following DNA comes from Capsicum annuum cultivar UCD-10X-F1 chromosome 7, UCD10Xv1.1, whole genome shotgun sequence.
tcacatgacaaaaagtgaaaatcatgaaaattcctcatggaataatcatcattcaatttagaagctaatactagacattcttgagatgaaatttgctagaaaaagtacagggtattacagttaCATTCTAATATTtatggagaaaaaataaaatagtatccTAATTTCAAATATAAATCTCAATACAACTAATTAATTTAATGAGAAAATACCACCGGTCACTTTTGAGCATTCATTGTTTTATGttctataatattttaatattattatagattgaaattatttttattggtataaaataatttccttttatgaaaaaatattttttcatatatgatttttcttttttaaaataattttcttttatgaaaaaaaaatcttttttatatatgttacctttctttattagaagtcatcaaatgataactaatattttttctattagtttataaattttaaatcaactaaatttgattttaagaatattATCCTAATTGAagtctttatatatatttttgttatgcaCACAATTACAAAACGTGCTTTCATGAAACATCATGATTCTCGACCAAACTCCCatgaaaatcaatattatattctTCGAATTTGTGTAACTTCAACATTAGGTTACTATGttaatttgttcttctttttctattagtttacTAACTGTCTTTGGGTAATGTTTCTTGCATTTTTTTCCTTGAATGATAAATTGAATAGGTTTTATCCGAGGTTaatattaattgtatttttttctttcaattaatttattaattgtatttgtatttttgttgtaatTCCTTCTTTAATTTTGGTGATGTTTTTTTTATTGTAGCTAAAAGAAAGAGGAGATACAAGTAAgccaaatcaatattttttttgaatccaCGATAAGTAGTTTAAGCATTAAGTTTTAGTAACCTTATTCATTatattactaataatattttgtttttatttttattttttgatatatgaTAGGTGATATTCAAATCACTTTGTTTTGGATCTCTATTGGATCAGATGTCCGTGCCTATATTGAAGTTAAACAATAAAGTAaagatttaaagttttttttttttgtgaaaagaaaaaaattaatgtaggATCAGTGCCTGCATAAGGTAATAGGTTTTTGCAAGATTTATCATTGTAATTTCATTAAAGCAAGGAAACACATACTGGAAAGTCTGAAAATAATGCAACAACTTAGATAATAGGCAGTACAAATTCCATTTGCATGTACTAAATACAAACAGTAGATTCAAGACTTAGAACATCATCAGTCATGACTACAAATTCCTTTCAATAATATGGAATCAACAATTCTTTGaaaactattttcttcaattcgttcgcaatttattttatttctactaTTTTCTAATATATTAAATCAGGCAAAatctctctttcaattctttaatcAGTGGGCAACAAAGATTTGATATAGAAGAAGAGGTCGTTAGTAAAATTTGGTCAGAATACATAAAAGAACGATTCAAAATTCTTGATACTGAGGGAGCCTAAACCAAAtcttataataattaaagtaGTAGATATTTCTAACCTAAAAACATGATCCTAATGTCTTATATATTGAGGAAAGTACGGTCCAAAAGTCCTAATACTAAGCAAATAATCAAACcactattattaaatattattattttatataaaaaaaattaaatatcaattttgtctaaagcgtaaatttttaataaaggacaaagatTGGTGGCATTCATCATCaggttcaattttttttctcaattcatTGATAACAAATTTAATGAGCTTTTTGTTGTTTCAATTATTtggatttttgtaattaattttgcatttttatgattTGTATACTGAAAGGAACTTGTTTTGATGAACTTTAGTCGAGTTCTTCAAAAACAGTTTTTTTACCTCAACAAGGTAGGAATGAGATATGCATAAACTCTACCCTTCCTTTAAATTAGAAGGATAACTCTAACTAGAGCAAGGATCCTTTCTCCTATGTCTTTGCAATTTATTATTGAATGCAAACAATATATTTAATAACTTGATGCATTTGATGCTTCTTTATATAGTCTTGAAAATTCTACAGCTTGTGAATTAATTAATTCCAGCATATTTATCGATACTTTAATTTGAATAGTTTCGTACTATCCTCTCGTCGAGTTGTGTCTAGGAGtggcaaacaaacaaatcaaattgGATATGGGTAGATAAGGCACTTCTTCGAGTGCCATTTGTTGGAGAATACCTAAGTATATAAGTCAAATTTCATTCTATGTGTACATTATAGATGTTAAATTTTCTTGActtctttgtatgtttattttatattttgaattcattGTCACCAAATATAATAGCTATGTATAGTTTGTGTATGTTTGCTTCAAGACTTTGGCCTCGAAATGAATTTATAGGAAATATAATGATTGTTGAAGTACTAGCAATTTGAGAAGCTTAAGCTCttcaaaatgattcaaaaaaatTCACATATTATTTGATGCAAAAAATACGGTCCACATCGATACAAAAAAAGGTGGAAGTCTCATGAAAGATAGCATATTTGAGATACAATATTTACTTATATTATGCAGatacatataatttttattttaatatcaattgttatttttaaataattttattcttatatacaattttattaattaatgtgACAATGTGAGACACACtgctttcattattattattttttatttagactttgtaaaaaaatctaaaataaatattattttacctTTTAAGAATCCATTCCTTAATTTAAGAATTTCTaaagataattaatttctttCATCACATGAATTCTTTCATCACATGATACAATTTTAATTATCACATTTCAAAGTATAAGTCTCTGAAGGTAAATAATTttcattattgtatttttgttaggttgtatttattttttttaagtctcTGATTGTCCACCTATTTACAAAACAATGTCGCAGttcttctttaattaaaaaaaattaatcatctaAATTGCTTATAGTTTGAATCAATCGTATTCTAAAGGTACATCAAGAGTTTGGATTTAATGGTTGACTCAATTAGTGGAAACAAGATAAAATTATGTAGTTTTAGTGAAATTTTGATTTGTCATCTTCTGCTTCACCATAGTCCTTTTtgttattgttaatttgttacaAGTAATTGTATTATATTACTTTGAGCCCATTTGGATAGAATTAAAATATGATCAAACCaactttttatctcttttttagctttttaaggtgtttggtaaaattaaaaagtgcttaaaagaagctaaaaagtgattaaaagaatcaaaaagtgaGAAGCTGAGTACCCCCAGCTTTTtgttttttagattaaaattcttttaggtttgaccaaaacatttatctttttatcccttatattttcctctaattccaacaatatcctaaaacttgtagcccttaaatatatagtttttgttttctctttgcCGCTTCGCTTTATCTCTTCCCTCCATTTTCCTCTTCatatttcttctttgttttcatcgaaTCCATTATTACATCGGAGGTTtgtctaaaaattttattttagaatgaaaaattataaataattcaccttatttatggtgttaacaactctaaggggttgtttggtagagtgtattataaaatataatgcatgcattagttaatgtgtattactaGCACCTTATTTGGTACGTCTTTTTGCCTATGTATaaataatgcaagtattagttatacattcttttgtatattggagtgtgtattagtaatacactcaatttcctatgtattagtaatacaaaaacTTTAAACatatgcattaacttattaaatgaccttaatacccctcaattttcctctcaaaatatttcaccattcctttccctctattttaatttgcaatagtgaatcttttcaaaatatttcacaatttcttttcccgccattttaatttacaataatgaaaagttgatttaaataactataacatatttttgctttgcttcgagggtctttaaaagACAAGACTAAAAAAATTGggactattttttaattttacgtcttatattttatttttattttgactatATTAATCCGCCGGCGTAACATTTCTACGCAAAAACGTTGGACTTGCAATTAATCTTaaaacctctatatactagttcaacaatactaattatatttgagaagacaaaagaactttgttgcaaaaaaaatgtacaaaatcaaagaagggtatttttgtaaataaatatttcttttatagaaattatgtaagatgtattatttcttatacatcaaaccaaacaatgtataagaaataatacatgcataactaatacaagcataactaatacaagtattactaatgcaagcattactaatacactatattctgCATTATTcgtatacactctaccaaacgacccctaaggacatttaagtcattttaacagcacatcaacaacttttttttagttttagcactttatccaaacacttatctgctttatttataagcacttattttaagcttttaatcacttaagctaaaaaactatttttttaattctatccaaACAGGCTCTTTGttacttcattttttatttaccctattatttagaatttatttttttgtatcaaaACATAATTTCTGACTTCTAATatcaatgatgatattttgtcCAATATATTAAGTTTTGCTCTTTAATTGTTAGAGTAACTGTGAGTTATCATGTTCTTATTTAATTACCCTTTATatctgaaaaatatattttaatttttaatttcatactTTATAATATAACTTCcacacaataatttatttttttatatgcgTTTATTATTAGTTAACTaatatacacgtgcaacgcacgtacatTGGACTAGTATATTAAAcgtgtgaagattcttagaaaagtgatttgaactttttgcccttcattaaaagactgtCCTTTAGGCAAAATTATCTTTTcagtattttctttaatttattatttaattatttttattatattatctagactcctaaaatatgtgggacttctaaaatatatgaaaagaaaattaataaatatttttctttgaattctattaagaaaatacttctataaatattgagatgcacgttaaactgtttatggtaaaatctttaaaagaattaaattaatgtgcaaatttttttatttgtagtcCTACAACTTTTTAGGGATAAAGctcaaggaaaggaaaaaaatatttaagaatgaaaattttatatttttttaaaaaagtacgCATGGTAAAAAAAGGGCTCTACCACTTTTCAAGGTAAAAATTTTAGGAAGCagatatattttctttaaaaaatatgcatgaaaagaacaaaaattattggattcaagcaaaagaaataataatatttaacatttttatatcaattagaattttatcttatatagaaaaaaatatctacaattttatttaaatggtatttttgataaattttattagaAACATATGTATGATTCATCTACTTCTATGTTTTATTCATCTACttctatgttttctttttatttttgttttgattgatggttaattagattttttttcttgcattCATTAGGATTTTCTAGCCTTCTATTGcatgaaaaaaattcatttacaacttaataaaataaaagacgTATATTTCAAACTCATGTATTTAAAATAATGTGGcgtgctcatctaacttgatccAGTTGatatctagattggtggatgcttaactttttaaccctcaacttctttattgtttttatcaatataatagaattcaacgtgtgtatatatatcttctttgtctttattcaagtcattctttaagGTTAAAATTTTCGCctagacaagaattattttcatcaaaatcaaaactttgtgatcactattatattattttgttatagtttacaggtcatagatgaatgtcggttagCTATAAAAAATTTCTCGTGTAagggttaagtttaattgtattgtcttaatatctctattagtttattatttggtggtagtttacaggttgtagatgaaAGTCGATCGGCttggagaaatttttgtgtgacaaaaatgtaaagtttaattgtattattttgatatctcttttatcgttttattttgttatagtttacaggtgctAGAtaaatgtcggttggctttgaagaatttttttaagtaaaggtcaggtttaattgtattgttttgatatctctgctttgagattttttttttgtgcaaaagttaagtttagttatattattttgatatttctattatcgtattattttattagagtTTACTGGTATTAAATGAGGTTGGATGGTCATGAGAAAATTTTTGCGTAAaggttaaatttaattgtattttttattatctctattatcgtattattttgttgcagtttataaGTGGTagattttttggtaaaggttaagtaaaattgaataaatttttcatctttacatatttaaaagatgttgaatttaattattatattcgtCTTTATAATTTAAGCAAATATTCTATTAAGAGTAATGTTTGAACTCAAAATCgtctttgattaactttgaaaaaagtttattttttgaaaaggaagcaattttagaaatattttaatgtttatgcaaaactagttttACGATCCTCCCAAGTTTCACCTGCGTGAGTCATTTTCTTTCAACAATTTAAGCACTCGAAATAAAGTTATAAGATTTAGTATTGTTTGGTTGTTTAATTTGTATGTAAGATATACGCGCGAGACGCGTAGAACTAAACcactatataaaaatatatcatatttttttttgatgaaatactgctttcataataatttaaaaagtttaaTCATAAAATATTGGCACCGGCCTATCGCCACTGGTATATATACGAAGGTCCAACTTTTTCCTTGTTCCAAACAGAACATCAATAGAGAACCACGAACCCTACCGTTCCCTTTACAGTCCAGTCCCTCAGATCTGTGTGATTCCGCAAAAACCCATCTTAGCCATGGGCAAGAATGATTTCGGCGATGGCGCTAGTCCTGGGttagtttctctctctctctctctctttttaaaaaatttgttggTTAAATAAGAAATTGTGCAGTTATTGTTTGTCCGTACGAATTTTGATGTATATTGATAGGGTTTTCTTGTTGTTTTGGTTTTTGTTAAACAGAAAAATCTTTATTGGAGGTTTAGCGACAGAGACGACGTTAGGTtagtatcttttttatttttttttatttttgaaaactgttgttttaatgtattactaatttttttttggtagtgggtttttgatttactgacgagggtgttaatgaaaattggattttggtagaacaatttgtGAAGTACTTTGAGAAGTATGGAGAGATAATAGACTCGGTGATTATGAAAGataggcatacaggtagacccagaggttttgggttcatcacttatgcagatccaaccgttgtagacactgttatagccgaaaaccatattatcaatgacaaacaagtgagtagtttagcttctTCTTTTATGTACCTCCTCCTTGATGTTCAATTGgtgttgaattggagttgtgagatattataaaactatgccccaactttgttgactacctgtaatatatatatacacactttagttagtcatgctttaaGTAGATggtctatgggaaacaacctcaatctctctctctaagaggtaggggtaaggtatgtatgtgggattacactgggtatgttgttgttgtactttagttagtcatgttcTAAGTCGAGGGACTGTtgtaagcaacctctctatctctacgaGGGAAGGGGTAAGGTCTCCATACActataccctccccagaccccacttatgGGATTAGACTGGGTATATTGTTCTACTTTAGTTAGTCGTATGCTTGCGAGTTTGAGAGCTTGGTTGAGGGGTTTTGTTTATTTATCAGAGTTCTAAGTATTACTGATTTTCTAACCTTTAgctgaaaattatattttttgtaagtACTTAAATGTTGTGGCTTGCGAAGCGTGGTATTGGTTTTCCCTGGTTAATTTATTCTTATTGAGttgaaatattagaaataagaaaattatggtGCACTTTGTTCAGTACTTGCAATATGCAGAAATTCTTTATTTAGTCATATGCTTGTGAGTTTTTGAtcatggttgagggtttttatttgtttatcagAGTTACAAGTAATACTGATTTTCTAAGTTTTAGCTGAAACTGATATTTTTGTTAAGTATTTAAAAGTTTTGGCTTGCGAACTGTTGTGTTGATTTTTCGAGGTTAATTTATGTTAATTGTGTTGAAATATCAGGAAAATATGGTAAAACTCTGTTGACTACTTGCAATTCTGATTAAAGAAAACTTTGTTGACTACTTATAATATGCACACACGCTTACTTAAGTCACATGTTTGTGAGATTGTGAGCTTGGTTGATGGGTCTCATTTATCTATTAGAGTACTGAGAATTGCAGATTTTCTTAAGCTTCAATTGAACATCATATCTCATTATAAGTACCTGAAAGATTGTGGCTTGCAAATTATGGTACTGTTTTTTCCCAGGTTGAGATTAAAAGAACCATTCCGAAAGGATCTTCTGCTGATTCAAAGGATTTTAAAACGAAGAAGATTTTTGTTGGTGGCATTCCTACTACCATGACTGAAGGTGTGCCTTTTTGCTGCATACTAACTAGTTTTGTTGTCTGGCAGTTGCAGTAGTATTCTTTTAGCTTGCAGTACTTAAACTGATGTCtcttgtacatttattgtcagATGAATTCAATAACTTTTTCTCCAAGTTTGGGAAAGTACTGGAGTATGAGATCATACGAGATCACGTGTCCAAGCGTTCTAGAGGCTTTGGATTTATTGTGTTTGACAATGAACAAGTAGTTGATAATTTGCTGGCCGAGGGGAATAGGATTGACATGATGGGTACTCAGGTAAGTGTTGTAGGATATTTCTTCATGATCTCAAATATTCTGAGACATGGATGTTGTGCGTACAAAGTAGATCATCAAGATTGCACTTTCATACCATCTCCCAACCTTTTTCTCTCCCTTTAACATATACCTAGCTGCCTTAAGGAACTGCTGCTAGTCTAATGCAAGGAGTataagtttgtactttgtaggtTTCTCAATTGTAGTATTGATCACTTAGTGCTCAGTATGCAGGTGGAACTTCTAGGTTAACTTGCTTCTTTGTTGTAGGTTGAGATCAAGAAGGCAGAACCAAAGAAACCCTCAAACCCAGCTTTTGCTCCTGCATATGGTAGTAACTCTAGGGGGCGTGGATATGGCGATAGTTATGGAGGATTTGCCAATTCATATAACGGTTTTGATAGTGGAGGTTTTGGCCCTGCTTCTTATAGGTCATTTGGATCTAGGTTTGGTGACTATGGATATGGTGGTGGTGAATTTGGTGGTAGATATGGAGACTTTGGCAGTAGTGAATTTGGTGGTTACCGTGGAGACCCTTCACTCGGTTATTCTAGTCGTTTTGGCTCGTACGCTGGTGGTTATGGTGGGGGATATGGTAGCAGCGGACTAGGAGCATATGGCCGTGGGGGAGGTTATGGGGGTTATGGTGGATCTGGCCCTGGTGCTGGTTATGAATCTGGCCCTGGTGCTGGTTATGGTGGAGCAGGAGGTTTATATGGAAGTAGGG
Coding sequences within:
- the LOC107876648 gene encoding heterogeneous nuclear ribonucleoprotein 1 — protein: MGKNDFGDGASPGKIFIGGLATETTLEQFVKYFEKYGEIIDSVIMKDRHTGRPRGFGFITYADPTVVDTVIAENHIINDKQVEIKRTIPKGSSADSKDFKTKKIFVGGIPTTMTEDEFNNFFSKFGKVLEYEIIRDHVSKRSRGFGFIVFDNEQVVDNLLAEGNRIDMMGTQVEIKKAEPKKPSNPAFAPAYGSNSRGRGYGDSYGGFANSYNGFDSGGFGPASYRSFGSRFGDYGYGGGEFGGRYGDFGSSEFGGYRGDPSLGYSSRFGSYAGGYGGGYGSSGLGAYGRGGGYGGYGGSGPGAGYESGPGAGYGGAGGLYGSRGGYSGSGRYHPYAR